In Candidatus Methylarchaceae archaeon HK02M2, the following proteins share a genomic window:
- a CDS encoding glycosyltransferase family 4 protein, producing MRVLQIISEVPPTKSGFARCIQNLSECLRKLGCEIDILSVRDLHHTMAGEVKLVLGKGILNKIMSKKYDIINIHGHTPSFSDVAFMLGKLTRKPIVYTLHCLVNFYFYHLPNLYNLFINHILQFSDAIVVSSKSYLEYIKGCERKFVIPWAVNAELFQGDRIMHDSYNVLFVGQMRSYKGQKILLQAVKGLAADLRMVGDGPDLIFYKELAKNLKLDNVRFYGNVSDTELRQLYLSSDVLVLPSVSKNEAFGLVTLEAAASGCAVIASDLPGVRDVVKDFGLLVKPGSIESLREALNFFHDPSVRGPFIDKGRHVVTQYRWENVAQSYLDVYDTVINCKNKSGNLNDFKETPYHPH from the coding sequence ATGAGAGTACTTCAAATAATTAGTGAGGTACCTCCTACAAAGAGTGGTTTTGCTAGGTGTATACAAAATCTTTCTGAATGTCTTAGAAAATTAGGTTGTGAAATTGACATCCTCTCCGTGAGAGACCTTCACCACACAATGGCTGGTGAAGTAAAGTTAGTATTAGGTAAAGGCATCTTAAACAAGATAATGTCCAAAAAATACGACATCATAAACATCCATGGACATACGCCTAGTTTTTCTGATGTTGCATTCATGCTAGGAAAGCTAACTCGGAAACCTATCGTTTATACTTTACATTGCCTAGTAAATTTTTACTTTTATCATCTTCCTAATCTTTACAACCTTTTTATAAATCACATCCTTCAATTCTCAGATGCAATAGTGGTTAGTTCAAAATCCTACTTAGAATATATTAAGGGATGTGAAAGGAAGTTTGTAATTCCATGGGCCGTGAATGCTGAACTTTTCCAAGGTGATCGTATTATGCATGATAGCTACAATGTGCTTTTTGTAGGTCAAATGAGATCATACAAAGGTCAAAAAATCCTACTACAAGCTGTAAAGGGCTTAGCAGCCGATCTTAGGATGGTAGGAGATGGACCTGACTTAATTTTTTATAAAGAATTAGCTAAAAATCTTAAATTGGATAATGTAAGATTTTATGGGAATGTGAGTGATACCGAGCTCAGACAATTGTATTTGAGCTCGGATGTTCTTGTTTTACCTAGCGTAAGTAAAAACGAAGCATTCGGACTTGTTACATTAGAGGCTGCAGCTAGTGGGTGTGCAGTAATAGCATCTGATTTACCCGGTGTTAGAGATGTTGTGAAAGATTTTGGACTTTTAGTAAAGCCTGGAAGTATAGAAAGCTTACGGGAGGCATTAAATTTCTTTCATGACCCCTCCGTAAGGGGACCCTTTATAGACAAGGGAAGACATGTGGTAACACAATACAGATGGGAAAATGTTGCCCAGAGCTATCTTGATGTATATGATACCGTAATAAATTGTAAAAATAAATCGGGGAACCTCAATGATTTTAAAGAAACTCCGTATCACCCCCATTAG